In Syntrophorhabdales bacterium, the genomic stretch CTTGATTTTCTCATTGTTCTCTCCCTAATATTTGTGTTGAGTCTTCTTAGACGAGCGACGTTCCTTATTTCGAAAGATCGGTAGCTATATGTCTCAGCCAATGCTGGTTAGCTCTATGCCAATCTATCGTGAGCTTGATGCCCTCTTCCAGGGTGACTCTGGGCTTCCAACCTATAAGCCGAGATGCCTTGGCTATGTCTGCCCACGTTACCTCCATATCGGTTTTCTGAAACGGGAGATAGTTCACGCGAGCTTTTTTGCCAAGGGTATCTTCCACTAACGTTATCAACTGATGAAGGGAATGCGGTTGGCTGTTCCCCAGATTGATGATTTCGTATCCGACGGGTTTCAATGCTTTCACCGTACCTTCGGCAATATCAGTGACGTAGGTAAAATCGCGTTTCTGCGAACCATCGCCATAGACCGCGACTTCGTTTCCTTCGCTGATCCATTGTATGAAGCGAAATGGACTCATGTCAGGCCTTCCTGCGGGGCCGTATACTGTGAAGTATCTCAGGATGGACACGTCTGTGCCGAACAAGTGATGATACGTATAGCAGATCGCTTCAGCCGCTTTCTTTGAGGCGGCGTAAGGTGAGATCGGGGTATTTACTGGAAGGCTCTCGGAGAAAGGCATTTGCTGCCCGGCGTAAAGGGATGAAGTGGAAGCCAGAACAAGTTTGTCTATTTTGTAGTTCCTCATCAATTCCAACAGGTTCAGCGTTCCCTGCACATTTGTAGAGATATATACGTACGGATTCTCGACGCTGTAACGTACTCCCGCCCTTGCCGCGAGGTTGATTACCGCATCAATTCTATTTTTTTGGAAGACCTCTTCCAGAGCTGATCGATCTTCTATATCGATCTTGTGGAAGCTGAAATCGGCATATTGCTGCAGATCATCTAGCCGGTGTAACTTGAGTTTCACATCGTAGTAGTCATTAAGGTTATCGACCCCTACAACACGGATTCCTCGGTCGAAAAGCCGTCTGGCTGTTTCCCAGCCGATGAAACCGGCAGCTCCGGTTAACAGCACGGTGGCTGGAGGATAGTGAGCAGATGCCATACAATTCTCAGGATTTCTTCTCGGGGTGGCCGAGCGCTGCGGCTATAATGTCCATGGCTGTTGCTCCGAAGAAACTTTCATCAGGCCTTATAAATGTTGCCGTTCTTGATACCTGTTTTGCTCATGGCATTTCTGGTGTCCACTATAAGTCCGGCGTATTTGTGCACGAGCTTATAATCGACATTTGCGTGATTGGTGACA encodes the following:
- a CDS encoding SDR family NAD(P)-dependent oxidoreductase translates to MASAHYPPATVLLTGAAGFIGWETARRLFDRGIRVVGVDNLNDYYDVKLKLHRLDDLQQYADFSFHKIDIEDRSALEEVFQKNRIDAVINLAARAGVRYSVENPYVYISTNVQGTLNLLELMRNYKIDKLVLASTSSLYAGQQMPFSESLPVNTPISPYAASKKAAEAICYTYHHLFGTDVSILRYFTVYGPAGRPDMSPFRFIQWISEGNEVAVYGDGSQKRDFTYVTDIAEGTVKALKPVGYEIINLGNSQPHSLHQLITLVEDTLGKKARVNYLPFQKTDMEVTWADIAKASRLIGWKPRVTLEEGIKLTIDWHRANQHWLRHIATDLSK